Proteins co-encoded in one Petrotoga sp. 9PW.55.5.1 genomic window:
- a CDS encoding 8-oxoguanine deaminase, with translation MSNILIKNVKSIVTMNENREILEGYSILIKGNKIEKIGKDIDISDEKLDEIIDGSNCYVYPGLINTHHHFYQTLTRNIPQAQNVELFDWLKFLYPIWAKVSPKAVYYSTLVAAGELLKTGCTTSVDHFYVFPKDQPPDLLDNEFNAAKDIGIRLHASRGSMSLSEKDGGLPPDSVVQTEREILEDSQRVIEKFHDPTVYSMNRVILAPCSPFSVTKELLEESIKLARQYNVSSHTHLAETKDEEQFCLDKFGMRPLEYMESLGWTGPDVWYAHGVHFTEKEIDKLASTKTGVAHCPVSNQKLASGAAKIPYMLKKGLRLGLAVDGSASNDSSNMILEMKIGFLMNRLIHGIKSITAEDILHIATVGGSQLINQPELGSLEEGKAADLFLVNTNRLGYAGGLYDPISLLINTGDSQIVDITIVNGEIVVKQGQLVNVDERKIIEEANKISKAMVE, from the coding sequence ATGTCTAATATTTTAATAAAGAATGTAAAAAGTATCGTTACTATGAATGAAAACAGAGAAATATTGGAAGGGTATTCTATACTTATAAAAGGAAATAAAATAGAGAAAATAGGTAAGGATATAGATATAAGTGATGAAAAATTGGATGAAATAATTGACGGTTCAAACTGTTATGTTTACCCAGGATTAATCAATACTCACCACCATTTTTATCAAACTTTAACTAGGAATATTCCTCAAGCTCAAAATGTTGAGCTATTTGATTGGTTAAAGTTTTTGTATCCAATATGGGCGAAAGTATCCCCTAAGGCGGTTTATTATAGTACACTTGTTGCTGCTGGAGAACTTTTGAAAACTGGATGTACTACCTCTGTTGATCATTTTTATGTTTTTCCAAAAGATCAACCGCCTGATTTGCTAGACAATGAATTTAACGCAGCTAAAGATATTGGAATAAGATTGCATGCGAGTAGAGGAAGTATGTCTTTGAGTGAAAAAGACGGCGGCCTACCTCCTGACTCGGTAGTTCAAACTGAGAGAGAAATTTTAGAAGATTCTCAAAGAGTGATAGAAAAATTCCATGACCCTACTGTTTATTCTATGAATAGAGTAATTCTTGCCCCATGTTCTCCTTTTTCAGTAACCAAAGAGTTGCTTGAAGAATCAATAAAACTTGCTCGCCAATACAATGTTTCCAGCCATACGCATTTAGCTGAAACTAAAGATGAAGAGCAATTCTGTTTAGATAAATTTGGTATGCGACCTCTTGAATATATGGAAAGTTTAGGATGGACAGGACCAGATGTTTGGTATGCACACGGTGTTCATTTCACCGAAAAAGAAATAGATAAACTTGCTTCAACAAAAACTGGAGTGGCACACTGCCCCGTTTCAAATCAAAAATTAGCTTCAGGGGCTGCTAAAATTCCTTATATGTTAAAAAAAGGCCTTAGATTAGGGCTCGCAGTTGATGGAAGTGCTAGTAATGACTCATCGAACATGATTTTAGAGATGAAAATTGGTTTTCTAATGAATCGTTTGATACATGGAATTAAAAGTATTACTGCCGAAGATATTTTGCACATAGCAACAGTAGGAGGAAGCCAATTAATTAACCAACCAGAATTGGGTAGTTTAGAAGAAGGAAAAGCTGCCGATTTATTTTTAGTTAATACAAACAGACTAGGATACGCTGGAGGACTTTACGATCCTATTTCTCTTTTAATTAACACAGGAGACTCACAGATCGTAGACATAACCATAGTTAACGGTGAAATTGTAGTTAAACAAGGACAACTTGTTAATGTAGATGAAAGAAAGATAATCGAAGAGGCCAACAAAATATCAAAAGCTATGGTTGAATAA